The DNA window GCACCGCCCGCTGCAGGAGGAACCGGTGCAGCCGTCACGCGTGCTGGAAGAACTGGACGCCCTCGGATCGCCTGCCACCATGGCCAGCGCGGGCGGGCGACAAGCGCCACCTCAACGCGGCCATGTCGGTCAGCGCGGCGTACCTGGTGGAAGGCGAATCGCGCGACCCGCACCTGTTCGTTCCGGAAATGTCGCGGCGCGCGCGCGGCATCGAGGTGTGGGCGGCGCTGCACTCGCTGGGGAAGTCGGGGCTCGCCGCCATGGTCGACCGCTCCTGCGCGCAGGCGCGGCGTTTTGCCGAGGGGCTGCACGCAGCCGGCTACGAGATCCTCAACGACGTGGTGCTCAACCAGGTGATGGTGTCGTTCGGCTTGCCGGAGGAGACACGCCGCGTGATCGCGGCCATCCAGGAGGACGGGACGTGCTGGTGCGGGGGGACGGTGTGGCAGGGAAGAACCGCCATGCGCATCAGCGTCTCGTCGTGGGCCACCACGGACGCCGATGTGGAGGCAAGTCTTTCGGCGATCCTGCGCGCCGCGAAGGGCAGGTGACGAGATGACGGACTCTGCTCAGAAGCAAAAGGCCACGACGCTGCTCTCGCT is part of the Candidatus Krumholzibacteriia bacterium genome and encodes:
- a CDS encoding pyridoxal-dependent decarboxylase, with the protein product TARCRRNRCSRHACWKNWTPSDRLPPWPARAGDKRHLNAAMSVSAAYLVEGESRDPHLFVPEMSRRARGIEVWAALHSLGKSGLAAMVDRSCAQARRFAEGLHAAGYEILNDVVLNQVMVSFGLPEETRRVIAAIQEDGTCWCGGTVWQGRTAMRISVSSWATTDADVEASLSAILRAAKGR